The window CGTTCTCCAGCCGGTCGGCGTCCGCGACCTCCCAGACCAGCTCGGCGTCGGAACGGGCCGCGGTCATGTCGATCGGCGCATCCACCGGCAGGACCGGGCCGTTCGCGTGGGCGGACCAGAACGCATCCCGCCGCGCCTCGTACGCGCAGTAGTCCAGGTAGGAGGCGTAGTCCGGATGCCCGGGCGCGGGCGGGCGGTCACCCGGCTCCCACGGGAGCTCACACCCCGCGGTCTCGCGCTCAACCAACCCGACCGGCACGAAACCTCCAACCCAGTTCGAACGTATGTTCGAGTATAGGACCAGGCGCCGACAAGCACAAGACCGTCGAAGGCAGCCTTAACGTCAGCGGGATCGCGCGCTATAACGCGCGATCCCGCTGACGCTAGAAGTGCCGCGACGGTGTCATCGTGGAGCTCCGCACGTTCGTCAACGGCTGAGCAACCGATCGAGACGAGGAACCCTGTGACCACCCAGGTACGCGACAATCCTGCCGAGAACCGGTACGAGATCCGGCGGGACGGGCAGCTGCTCGGCCACGCGGCGTACCAGAAGACGGCGGAGCTGATCGTCTTCACCCACACCGAGATCGACCCCGCGCTCGAAGGTCAGGGCATCGGCGGCCAGCTGGTGCGCGCGGCACTCGACCACGTCCGGACGCTCGGGCTCCAGGTGCTCCCGATCTGCCCGTTCGTCCAGGGCTGGATGGGGCGGCACCCGGAGTACCGGGACCTCGACTACCGCCGGCCGGCGAGCAAGGTCAGCGACTGACGACCCGCCACGGCCCCCTCCGGGTACCGGAGGGGGCCGTGGGTGCGCGATACGGGGCGGCGTCGCTACATCCTGGCGGCCGCGTACTTCACGGCGTCACGGATACGCGGGTACGTACCGCAGCGGCAGACGTTGCGCAGGGTGTCGAGGTCGGCCTCGGAGATCTTGCGGCCGGACTTCTTAACCCGCTGAATCAGCGCCGTCGCGGCCATGATCTGGCCGGGCTGGCAGTAACCGCACTGAGCGACGTCGTACTTGATCCAGGCCTCCTGCACCGGGTGCAGGCTGCCCTTCACCGTCTTGGCCAGACCCTCGATCGTGGTGATGCGGTCCGAGGACTTGATGTCCGAGACCGGCACCGAACACGGGTTGAAGTGCTTGCCGTTCAGGTGCGAGGTACACGCCTGGCAGACCCGGATGCCGCACCCGTACTTGGGTCCGGTGACACCGAGCAGGTCGCGGAGCACCCACAGCATGCGGACGTTGCTCTCGGCGTCCACGCTGACCTTCTTGCCGTTCAGGATGAACGTGTGCTTACTCATGAAGTCTCCTCCTTCCGGGTAATCAGGTCAGCGCGCGAAGCGGCGGCCGTTGACGGGTGACTGCGGGATCGGTGGCACCTTGGGCTTCGCCACGAATCCCAGCGGCTCGTTGAAGTTGACCGGGTTGATCGTCGGGAGCTTGCCCACCGCCCGGCCGTAGGCGATCGCCGCGGCGGCCTGGCCGGCGGCCACACCGGTCTCGCCGGCGCCACCACCGATCTCACGGCTGTCCGGCATGACGTGGCACTCGAACACGTACGGGACGTTCCACTGCCGGGTGTACCGGTAGTTGTCCCACGAGCCCTCGAGCGGCAGGCCGTCCTCGATGTGCAGACTCGCCGTCAGGGCCTGGGCGATGCCGTCCATGCAACCGCCCATCATCATCGCCTGGAAGTTGCGCGGGTTGATGACCCGTCCCGCGTCGACGGCCATGATCGCCTTCGTGACACGCGGACCGGTGTAGGCCTCGCGGATCTTCCGGTTCACCATGGCGGGCCGGGCGTCGAGCTCCATGAAGCACGCGACCTTGCACTGGTACTCACTGTGGAGCGCGATCGCCTGCGCGGTGCCCTTCGGCATCGTGCGGCCCCAGTTGCCGGCCTCGGCGGCCTTGTCGAGAACCGCACGCCAGCCGTCGTTCGCCGCGAAGGAGCGACGGAACTCGTAGTCGTCCATGCCGAACGCGTCGGCCATCTTCGACACGTGGAGCTCACGCGCCGTCCCGGTGTCGGGCGAGTACACGTTTCGCACCGCGGACGTCGGGAGCGTGTCGTAGGCGAAGATCTCGTTGAGGAACACCGCGGTCGGGCCGAAGTGGTACGGCACGTCGGTGACGAGCTGGTAGAAGCCCATCGACACCGAGAGGTTGCCGGCCTCCTTGTTGCCGGAGAAGCCCAGACGCGGGTCCTGCGCGGTCGCCGAACCGGAGATGATCTCGCCGAGTCCGTGCGTCCAGTCGCACGCCGAGGACGCGCTCGACATCGTGAAGCTCGTGACGCTGTTGCCGTTCTTCGTGGCGCGCACGCGGTTCACCATCATCGGGTGCATACGCCCGTGGCGGTTGTCGTCCGTGCGGTGCCACATCAGCTTGACGGGCTTGCCGAAGGTCTTCGACGCCTCGACGGCCTCGTAGGACGCGTCCGAGAACAGGTGGCGACCGAACGAGCCACCGCCCGGCGGGCAGTGCACGGTCACGGCGTCCTCGGGCAGGTCCAGCATCAGCGCGATCCGCTGCAGCGTGACGATCGGCATCTTGTTCGTGCCCCACACCTCGGCGGAGTCCTTGCGGACGTCGGCGATGGCGCAGTTCGTCTCGAGCGGCGAACCACTGCGGTAGTGGAACGTGTAGTCCTCGTCGATGACCTCGTCGGTCGGCGCCGCGGGCGGCACGGGCAGGAGGACGGACGCGACCTTCGCGGCCAGCGACTCGTTGTTCTCCTTGTCGACGGTCCCGGCGCCCCAGGTGACCTTGAGCGCGCGGATCGCGTCAATGCACTGACCGAAGGTGCGCGCACGCACGGCGACGCCACGGGAGATCGCCGCGACGTCGGTGACGCCCGGCATCCCCTTCACGCGCTCGAGGTTGTCGATCGACTGCACGGTGCCGTTGATCGTCGGCGGCCGGCACAGCATCGTCGGAAGTGCGTTCGGGACCGCGAGGTCCATCGCGAACTTCTTCTTGCCGGTGACCATGTCGACGGCGTCGACGCGGCCCACGCTCTTCCCGACGTACTTGCCGGGCTTGCCCTTGAGCTTGACGTCCAGCGGCTTCGTGACCTTCGAGGCCGCGAGCTCCGCCAGCGAGCCGTAGGTGGCCCGCTGACCGTCGGGGCCGTGGACGGCGCCGTCGCGGGTCTCGACCGCGGAGACGGGGACTCCCCACTTCTCCGCCGCCGCCGAGGACAGCGCCGTGCGAGCCGTCGCCGCCATCGTGCGCATCGGCATCCACAGCGAGAAGTGCGAGGTGGAACCACCGGTCAGCTGGTTGAAGACGAGCTCGGGACGGGCGTCGGAGAGGTAGACCTCCACGTCGTCCATCGACATGTCGAGCTCGTCGGCGATGACCTGCGCGAACGAGGTCGTGATGCCCTGACCGACCTCCTGGCGAGGCAGCGCGAAGCGCGCCTTGCCCTTGGGCGTCAGCTCGATCTTCAGGTGGTGGTTGGTCGGGAGGCACGAGTCCCGGTACGCGTCCAGGAAGTCGTAGTTGGCCGAGAACGTGGGGTTACTCGGGATCGGGGAGGCACCGGCCGCGTGGGCCGTCGACGCTGTGCCTTCCCATGCCATGTCGGCAGTGACAGCCAGCGTGGTGCCGGCCAGCACGTACCCGACGAATTGGCGCCGCGAGGTGCCCGAAGGCTGTGCGGCAGGCGGTGCAAGCGTGGTCGGGTCGGGGCTGGGTGTTGGTGACATGAACTGTTTTCCCTTCACGCCGGCTCGGGGGAACCGGCTTTCGGGCCGTCGCGGACACGGCGGAAGTTCTGCTCCCGCCGGGCGACGGGATGGACAACGTGCGGCAGCCTCTTCGCGCAAAGCCTGGGGCGGGCGTCCCGGTCCTGGACGGGTGATCTGGCTGCGCACGGACACGGGACCTGGTTCGGCCTTCGCTTCCCGTCGAGTGTTCACCGGATCACACGCGAAGATCGCCCGATTTGCCCGTCCGTCGACGAGCGGTCATAGCTTTACGTCTAATGGTTTTGTGCGTCACGTCATAATCTGACGGAATATCAGATAGGTTTGGGTCGCGAGTTCCGCGGTATCGCGCGAGTCGAATGGCCGCGGGCCCCAGGCTGCATCGCCATCACCGACGTGGTCCCACCGCGAAATGCCGCAGGAGGGGTCTTGCGGCGGATTTATATCGTGTTACGATGTATACACAACAGCACATCTCCTCGGGTGCCGGGGGCGGTCATGGACCGCCGACACCCCAGGCCTCCCCCGGCCGAACGCGGGCAGCACGAAGTGCCGCTGCCAGGCGGTCGAGAAGCGGGGAAGAGGGTCAGCTCGTGAGGTCCAGAGCCCCGAGCTCAAGCAGTGTGGCCGCCTCCTCGGCGCAGGCGCCACACGTATCCAAGTGTCTTCGCATCACGACGTCCTCGTACGCGGGATCCGCGGCGACCTGCTCGACGTACGCGCAGATCTGATCGAAGCACTCGTCGCACGACAAGTAGGGGTCCGCGTCGGCCGTGAGTCCGGCAACGACCTCGGCGAGCGACCGTGGTGGGGGCGGAGCGTTCATGCGGTACTCCGGTCGGTGATGGCATCCAGGTGCCCGCAGTCGGCAAGAGCGGCTCGCAACCGCCGACGGGCGTCGTGCAGGGTCTTGTAGAGCGCGTTGCGGGTGGTGCCCAACCGATCGGCCAGGACGTCGATCGGAACCTCGTCGATGACGAGTGCGATCGCGATGCGCCGCTGATGCGGCGTCAGCGCGGTGCGGATCGCCTTCTCCACGGCCCGGGCCAGCTCTGTCGCCTCGGCCAGCTCGGACGGGGAAGCACTGTGGTCGACCATCCCCACCAGGTCGACGGAGTCGGAGAGCGAGATCTCCTTGTGTCGCCAGGCCTGCTTCCGCACCTCGACCCCGGCCTGGTAGACCGCGAACTTGTAGGCCCAGGTCGAGAAACGGCTCCGGCCCTCGAAGGTGTCCAGCCGCCGCAGCACGGAGACCGTCGCCTCGTCGGCGGCCTGCATCGCCAGATCGGTGAGCTCCTCGGGGCCGGCGTGCGGAAGCATGCCGCGGAGCCGATACACCTGGTGCCGGCTCGCCCGCAGGAGGAGCTCATGGAGTCGACGCAGGGCGGCATCGCCGTCCGGACCGTCCGCGGTCAGATCGGCTATCCACTTCTCGTCCGACGGGGCGGCGTCGGAGTTTTCCACTACGACCGTTTCTTCGAGCTGCTCGGGGAGAGATACAGCAGGTATCCACGTTGGTGTCGCCTGGTCCCGAAGTCTTACCCCGAAATTTCGGGCCGTGACCAGGCTCGCGCTCACCGGCTCGCCGAACCCTCGGTGGTGAGGGGCTTGCTCACCGTGGTCAGCCGCCCGTTCGGCACCCAGCCGCCGGTGCCGATGCCGCCGCCCCGGTGGGACAGGTCGACACCCATCAGGCTGAACCCGGCCAGCGCGGCGTACAGGCGCGGCGGGCCGGCGGGGGCGGGCCGGCCGGTCGCGGCGAGCCACGTCGTGAACCCGGCCGGTGACGCCAGCTTGCGCAGCGCGTACTTGTCGAGCTCGGCGATGTACTCCGCCGCCGGGCCCGCGGTGGTGTCGTAGTTCAGCACGACGACCGCGCCCGAGCTGTAGCCGAGCAACGTGCCGTTGCCGAGCCAGGGCGCGAGGTAGACCCCGGAGCGGGCGGGTTTCCGCGCCTGCGTCGCCAGCGCCCGCTCCGCGGCCGACCAGTCCCCGACGACGACGCGGGCGTCGAGCGGATGGCGGACGCCGTCCACGGGGAGGTTCAGCCGCGCCGCCTCGCGGCGCACGAGACGCTCGGCCGCGTCCGCCCGGGGCGAGTCGCCGCCCACGAGCCGGACGCCGGGGACGCCGCGGTCCGCGATCGAGCGCAGCATCCCGCGCAGCGCGGTCCGGTCGGCCGCCGTCAGCGCCTGGTTCGGGCAGCGGCTGGGGGGTACCGCGCCGGC of the Sporichthya polymorpha DSM 43042 genome contains:
- a CDS encoding GNAT family N-acetyltransferase, translated to MTTQVRDNPAENRYEIRRDGQLLGHAAYQKTAELIVFTHTEIDPALEGQGIGGQLVRAALDHVRTLGLQVLPICPFVQGWMGRHPEYRDLDYRRPASKVSD
- a CDS encoding (2Fe-2S)-binding protein, whose product is MSKHTFILNGKKVSVDAESNVRMLWVLRDLLGVTGPKYGCGIRVCQACTSHLNGKHFNPCSVPVSDIKSSDRITTIEGLAKTVKGSLHPVQEAWIKYDVAQCGYCQPGQIMAATALIQRVKKSGRKISEADLDTLRNVCRCGTYPRIRDAVKYAAARM
- a CDS encoding molybdopterin cofactor-binding domain-containing protein; the encoded protein is MSPTPSPDPTTLAPPAAQPSGTSRRQFVGYVLAGTTLAVTADMAWEGTASTAHAAGASPIPSNPTFSANYDFLDAYRDSCLPTNHHLKIELTPKGKARFALPRQEVGQGITTSFAQVIADELDMSMDDVEVYLSDARPELVFNQLTGGSTSHFSLWMPMRTMAATARTALSSAAAEKWGVPVSAVETRDGAVHGPDGQRATYGSLAELAASKVTKPLDVKLKGKPGKYVGKSVGRVDAVDMVTGKKKFAMDLAVPNALPTMLCRPPTINGTVQSIDNLERVKGMPGVTDVAAISRGVAVRARTFGQCIDAIRALKVTWGAGTVDKENNESLAAKVASVLLPVPPAAPTDEVIDEDYTFHYRSGSPLETNCAIADVRKDSAEVWGTNKMPIVTLQRIALMLDLPEDAVTVHCPPGGGSFGRHLFSDASYEAVEASKTFGKPVKLMWHRTDDNRHGRMHPMMVNRVRATKNGNSVTSFTMSSASSACDWTHGLGEIISGSATAQDPRLGFSGNKEAGNLSVSMGFYQLVTDVPYHFGPTAVFLNEIFAYDTLPTSAVRNVYSPDTGTARELHVSKMADAFGMDDYEFRRSFAANDGWRAVLDKAAEAGNWGRTMPKGTAQAIALHSEYQCKVACFMELDARPAMVNRKIREAYTGPRVTKAIMAVDAGRVINPRNFQAMMMGGCMDGIAQALTASLHIEDGLPLEGSWDNYRYTRQWNVPYVFECHVMPDSREIGGGAGETGVAAGQAAAAIAYGRAVGKLPTINPVNFNEPLGFVAKPKVPPIPQSPVNGRRFAR
- a CDS encoding sigma-70 family RNA polymerase sigma factor; the encoded protein is MENSDAAPSDEKWIADLTADGPDGDAALRRLHELLLRASRHQVYRLRGMLPHAGPEELTDLAMQAADEATVSVLRRLDTFEGRSRFSTWAYKFAVYQAGVEVRKQAWRHKEISLSDSVDLVGMVDHSASPSELAEATELARAVEKAIRTALTPHQRRIAIALVIDEVPIDVLADRLGTTRNALYKTLHDARRRLRAALADCGHLDAITDRSTA